The sequence TGCAGGCTGCTCACATTAAGGAGCGCATCTCGCAGTTTGGTGGCAAGCTCTATTTGGAGTTTGGCGGTAAGCTGTTCGATGACTATCATGCGAGCCGCGTGCTGCCGGGTTTTGAACCGGACAGCAAGTTCCGCATGCTCAAGAGCATCGCCGACGATGTCGAGGTTATCATCGCGATCAACGCGAACCACATCGAGAAAAACAAGGCTCGTGGTGACCTTGGCATTACCTATGACGAGGATGTGCTGCGCCTGGTTGACCTGTTCCGCGGCAACGGCTTTGCCGTCGCGGCTGTGGTCATCACCCAGTACGCCGGCCAGCCCGCTGCCGATGTATTCCGCAACCGCCTGAACGCGCTCGGTATCCCCGCCAAGCTGCACTATCCCATCGAGGGGTATCCGCACGACGTCGACCTGATCGTGTCCGACGACGGCTATGGCAAGAATGAGTTTGTCGAGACCACTCGTCCGCTCGTCGTGGTCACCGCTCCCGGCCCCGGCTCAGGCAAGCTCGCCACTTGCCTCTCGCAGCTCTATCACGAGCACAAGCACGGCACCGCCGCCGGCTACGCCAAGTTCGAGACTTTCCCGGTCTGGAATCTGCCCCTCACGCATCCGGTCAACATCGCCTATGAGGCAGCAACGGCCGATCTCGACGATGCCAATATCATCGACTCCTTCCACTTGGAGGCCTACAACAAGACCACGGTCAACTACAACCGCGACGTCGAGGCCTTCCCGGTGGTCCGTGCTCTGATGGAAAAGATCCTGGGCAAGAGCCCCTATCAGAGTCCTACGGACATGGGCGTCAATATGGTCGGCTTTGCCATCACCGATGACGATGCCTGCCGCGACGCTTCCAAGATGGAGATCGTCCGCCG is a genomic window of Collinsella aerofaciens containing:
- a CDS encoding DUF1846 domain-containing protein translates to MRQGFDNAKYIELQAAHIKERISQFGGKLYLEFGGKLFDDYHASRVLPGFEPDSKFRMLKSIADDVEVIIAINANHIEKNKARGDLGITYDEDVLRLVDLFRGNGFAVAAVVITQYAGQPAADVFRNRLNALGIPAKLHYPIEGYPHDVDLIVSDDGYGKNEFVETTRPLVVVTAPGPGSGKLATCLSQLYHEHKHGTAAGYAKFETFPVWNLPLTHPVNIAYEAATADLDDANIIDSFHLEAYNKTTVNYNRDVEAFPVVRALMEKILGKSPYQSPTDMGVNMVGFAITDDDACRDASKMEIVRRYFTAVENVRRTGMGDEQVDRLKIIMKKAGIDKNYSPARSAALTREQLTGGPVGAMVMPDGSVVTGKTSTRLGAASSLIMNALKHVSGVDLELEVISDEAIEPISKLKTHFLGSKNPRLHTDETLMALSITSATSETAARVLSGLEQLRGCDAFFSVIISPTDETVLRKLGINVCCEPKFERRGFFHR